A window of Candidatus Vicinibacter proximus contains these coding sequences:
- the atpH gene encoding ATP synthase F1 subunit delta, with product MSKIAGRYAKSLVDLATEKSALNEVHEDVRTIQSVCENRDFALMLKSPIIHGDKKMEIFKIILGSKISELTNAFVSLLISKGREPLLAQICTEFIQQFKNINKIRTAVVTSAQALGETQLTEIRNRFNPWLKPGETLEIIQKIDASLIGGIIFELDGQQVDSTAKRQLDQMRTNLYDKSYINLVVKS from the coding sequence ATGTCAAAAATTGCCGGACGATATGCCAAATCCTTAGTGGATCTGGCTACTGAAAAGTCTGCACTTAATGAGGTGCATGAAGATGTCAGAACCATTCAGTCGGTTTGCGAAAATCGTGATTTTGCCTTAATGCTTAAAAGTCCAATCATCCATGGGGACAAAAAGATGGAGATTTTTAAGATCATTCTTGGCAGTAAGATTTCTGAACTTACAAATGCCTTTGTGAGCCTTCTCATTTCAAAAGGCCGGGAGCCACTTTTGGCCCAAATCTGCACAGAATTTATTCAACAGTTTAAAAACATCAATAAGATCCGTACTGCAGTGGTAACCTCTGCCCAGGCATTGGGAGAGACTCAGTTGACAGAGATCAGAAATCGTTTCAATCCTTGGTTAAAGCCAGGCGAAACTTTGGAAATTATACAAAAAATTGACGCTTCTCTGATCGGAGGTATCATCTTTGAATTGGACGGCCAGCAAGTGGACTCAACAGCCAAACGCCAGTTGGATCAAATGCGTACCAACCTATATGACAAATCATACATTAATCTAGTGGTTAAATCTTAA
- the atpF gene encoding F0F1 ATP synthase subunit B yields the protein MDSLILLSIDFSPIKPTFGLLFWSTLIFLIFWLIIGKFAFKPIISALNSRANDIQDSLNAAKNAKEEMLKLKSENEQIMNEAREEKMRILRDAKESANQIVAEARDKAKEEAQRIVVNAKNDIENAKKSALVDVKNQVGVMAVDIAEKIIRQKLETDQNQQDYIKRLVDEIKVN from the coding sequence ATGGATTCTTTAATCTTACTTTCAATAGACTTCAGCCCAATAAAGCCAACTTTCGGTTTGCTTTTCTGGTCCACGCTGATTTTCCTGATTTTTTGGTTGATTATTGGCAAGTTTGCCTTTAAGCCGATCATCAGTGCCCTGAACAGTCGTGCAAACGATATTCAGGATTCCTTGAATGCAGCAAAAAATGCAAAAGAGGAGATGTTAAAACTGAAATCTGAAAATGAGCAGATCATGAATGAGGCTCGTGAAGAGAAAATGCGCATTCTACGCGATGCCAAGGAGTCAGCCAATCAAATTGTTGCTGAAGCCCGGGACAAAGCAAAGGAAGAGGCGCAAAGAATTGTGGTCAACGCTAAAAACGATATTGAAAATGCCAAAAAATCTGCCCTGGTCGATGTTAAAAATCAGGTGGGTGTAATGGCAGTAGATATTGCTGAGAAAATCATCCGACAAAAATTGGAAACAGACCAAAATCAGCAGGACTATATCAAAAGACTGGTTGACGAGATCAAAGTAAACTGA
- the atpE gene encoding ATP synthase F0 subunit C, with translation MTGSIVALGMGIAAIGAGIGVGNIGGKALDAIARQPEAIGDIRSNMILTAALVEGAALIAILLAYLVA, from the coding sequence ATGACAGGTTCAATTGTAGCTCTAGGTATGGGTATTGCAGCGATCGGCGCAGGTATCGGAGTAGGAAACATTGGAGGAAAGGCATTGGATGCAATCGCGCGTCAGCCTGAGGCCATTGGCGATATCCGTTCCAACATGATTTTGACTGCTGCCCTTGTAGAAGGTGCGGCTTTGATCGCAATCCTTTTGGCTTACCTGGTAGCTTAA